Proteins from one bacterium genomic window:
- the rpsL gene encoding 30S ribosomal protein S12: MPTLNQLVKKGRNRLKRKSKAPALGLSPLKRGVCTRVFTMTPKKPNSALRKVAKVRLITGKEISAYIPGEGHNLQEHSIVIIRGGRVKDLPGVRYHIVRGVLDAGGTENRKQSRSKYGTKKG, encoded by the coding sequence GTAGGAATCGTCTTAAAAGAAAAAGTAAAGCCCCTGCATTGGGACTTTCTCCGCTAAAAAGGGGAGTGTGTACAAGAGTTTTTACTATGACTCCGAAGAAACCCAATTCAGCATTGAGGAAGGTTGCCAAAGTTCGTTTAATTACGGGCAAAGAAATTTCTGCTTATATACCAGGGGAAGGACATAATTTGCAGGAGCATTCCATTGTGATTATTAGAGGCGGCAGAGTTAAAGATTTGCCGGGCGTAAGATATCACATAGTGCGAGGAGTATTGGACGCAGGTGGCACAGAAAATAGAAAACAATCGCGTTCAAAATATGGAACTAAAAAAGGATAA
- the rpsG gene encoding 30S ribosomal protein S7 codes for MGRKKGAKKRIAQVDTKYRNTLIAKFINKIMFDGKKSKAEDIVYGAFSIIEQKVKEEPPLEVFKKALKNVQPKVELKARRIGGATYQVPIEVRPDRSIALGMRWIINYARGRKGKAMEAKLAEEIMQAHKKEGSSVKKREDMHKMAEANR; via the coding sequence ATGGGTAGAAAAAAAGGGGCAAAGAAAAGAATAGCACAGGTAGATACCAAATACCGCAATACTTTGATTGCAAAATTTATCAATAAAATAATGTTTGATGGTAAAAAGAGTAAAGCGGAAGATATAGTTTATGGAGCTTTTAGCATAATTGAGCAGAAAGTAAAAGAAGAACCTCCTTTGGAAGTTTTTAAAAAAGCTTTAAAGAATGTCCAGCCTAAAGTAGAACTTAAGGCGCGAAGAATTGGAGGCGCTACTTATCAGGTCCCGATAGAAGTTAGACCAGATAGAAGCATTGCTTTAGGAATGAGATGGATTATTAATTATGCAAGAGGCAGGAAAGGTAAAGCTATGGAGGCAAAATTAGCAGAGGAAATAATGCAAGCTCATAAAAAAGAAGGATCTAGCGTGAAGAAAAGAGAAGATATGCATAAAATGGCAGAAGCTAACAGAG